The window GGATGACTCGGTACAGAGTCGAGGCACCGACGCGAAGGATTTCGGTCGCTTCCTTGACCGTGAAGAACGTAGGTCGGGCGGTGTGATTGATTTCAGGCATGATGAGGTAGCCCCGTTCCCCGTGAGTTCGTGTCGAGAGCGGACGTTTCCTCGTTCTCTCTATGGCTCAGGGCCATGGTGAGAACTTCGGCCAGGTCCAGCCCAGCAGCCAGACAGAACCCGCCGAGCAGTTCGGCTCGCAGCCCACCCCATCCGTACGGGCCGGTCATCGACCTGCGGAGTCCATGGCGGGACATCGCCGAAGCCACTATTTCCGCCGGGTCGCACTCCAGGACCCCGCACAGACTCACCAAAGCGCCTATGGGAATACCGAGACGACCCGTCGCGGTCTCCCACCGCCACAACGTCGACTGAGACACGCTCAGCCCCGCCCACACGCATGCTTCCTGCAGATCGGCAAGCGACCAGCCCTTCCGCCTTCGCGCATCGCAGAGTTGCTCACCCACATCTCCAAGCCACCCGCGCCCAACTGCCGTCACCGCGACCACCGCACTGTCCGCGCGACGACGGCCCTGTTCCTCAGCACTGGTTGCCGCACTTCAGACACACGTTGTAGTTCTTGCCCTGCACCGGAATCCCCACGTGGTCCCCACCCTCCGGGCAATTTCCGGCAGTGGGCAGCGGCGGGTCAAACGGCCGTCCCGTCGTCGTTGGCAGGGTCGGGGGCACAGTCGTGGATGCACTGCTCACGGGTAACCGCCTCAACAAACAAGTCGTGATGGACATTCGCGTCGGTGTAGATGTCGGAATAGATCGAGTCCCCTTTGGACGCGATCACAAAGTTCTGTTGCCGCAACTGGTCTAGGTCGTCCTCGTCGCCGATCGACACCCATTGGCGGTCCTGCGACGACCACACTTCCGCGTGCAAGATGTGCTCTCGCGTCCGCGCATCCATCCACTCCGCGACCGACCACGGCGACCACAGCACCGCGTCTGCCGGTCGGGAAAGACGATCGGCTCGGTATCCCGCGCGCATCGGAGCGCCGTCCTCGCGGCGCTCAACGAACGCATGCCAGTGCACGCCAACTTCCCGCCATTCCTCGGAGGGCAGGAACGCGCTAAGAGACGTCAAGGGAACGCACCCCGCATGGCCTCCCCGAGGCGTTTCCCCTCAGGCGTAGGTGCTTTCGCCAGACACCGTTCACACGGCATTCCCGCGAACCGCTCCAGCACCTCCGCCGCGCCCGGCTGGATCTTGAATGCGCACCAGGCCGTCAGAACGTCCGGCAAGACGCCGTCCGTCTCCGGGACTGGCACCACATGGACCACGCGTTGCGTCTCTCTGACTCCGGGACCCGGACGCAAGCGGACGAGGAGGATGGGGACGATTCCGGAGTTGTCGACTGCGGTCATCGCGCACCCCCAGCAAGCAAGCGCATCCACCGTGGTGGGCGGATGTGTCGGCGCGGACGACGCGGTGTGCAGATCCGGGACGATGCCGCCCGCACCTGTGCCCATGCGTGCAGGAATCGGATACACGCCGCGCAGTCAGGCCGGGGAGCGTCGTGCGCGGACTTGGGTAGCACTCGTGTGCCACAGAGTGCTTCGTATACCCCCGACTGGCGAGTGGTGAACTCTTCATCCCGCACGGCGTGGTCGTGCCCGTCCAAGCAAGTCAGCCAGATCACCGGAGGTCGAGCGCGCGTCGTCGCCATCACGACCGGCCCCGTGCGTCGCGCCTGACGTCTCGCACTGTCAGGAAGATCGTCACCGCGGCCGTTGTGCCGACGATGATCAGAACCCAGGTTCCGCCCATCCCAACTCCCTTGACTTTCTCCGATGACGCGCCGCGCGGATCACCGTTTGTGGCCGTGCCATGTCACACTGAAATCAGCGTTTCGTCATCGTAGTCGGACAGGAACGTCCTGCGGGCGACATAGGCACGACATGAGCACGACGTTTGGGTGGGAGGCAGTCAGCATGCCGAAGAGGGCGTCACATCACGGATCGGCTCGAACCGTGCTTGAACAGAGAATTCGGCAGCGCAATCAGACCTTCGAAGAGTTCGCAGAGTTCGCAGAACGTTTCGCGCGCGAAAATGGCGAGGTTGGATCGATCAGCGTCCGCCATCTTCAGCGGTTGGTTGCCGCGCGAAGGGCTGATGGTCAGCCATTGGTGACGGTTCGCCCCGCGACTGCCCGACTCCTGGAGCGGATATTCGGCCTAGAGATCGATGAGTTGCTTGGTCCGCCGGGCCGCGCTATTGGCATGGACTCCGATGTCGAACTTCGGCAGATGCTGAGTGCGTCGAGTCGCGTGGACGAATCTGTGATCGACCTTCTCGGTGAGCAATTGGATGCCATTCGCCGATTGGACCGTCAGTTGGGCGCAGTCGTGGCGCACGATGAGGTTACGACGAAGTCCGCGCAGGTTCAGCGATTGCGCTCGTTCAGCCTCTCGCCGACCGTCCGCGCCCGGCTGGCCGCGCTTCAGTCGGAGCTGTGCACCTTGGCGGGATGGCAAGCGCTTGACATGGGCGAGCAGACGGAGTCTTGGAAGTTCTATGAGTCCGCAAAGATCGCGGCATCCGAATGTGGGGACTCCGCGTTTGTGCATCACACTGCGGCGGAGCAAGCATTCGTGCTTCTCGACATCGGAAAGAATGATGAAGCCGTGGAACTGCTAACTCACGTTGCGGACAGTGCGCGTCGGAATTCTTCACCATTGCTGCGGGCGTGGCTGTTGGCCGCGCTTGGCGAAGCGCTCGCGGCATTTGGCAACAGGTCCGGAAGCTTGCGCGCATTCGACAAGTCGTCACGGATATTGTCCGATAACACAAGCGACGGCGATGGTCCCTACGTCGTTTTGGACTCCACCCATCTCGCGAGATGGCGTGGACATGCGCTTGCGCGACTCGGAGAGCCTGAGGCCGTCCAGGTGCTCAGGGCGGCGCTCGATCAGCTCGATCCCTCGTTCACCAGGGCGGCTACTGGACTGCGGGTTGATCTCGCTACGGCACTCGCGGTCCGTGGTGAACGGGACGAAGCGCGGGTGCACATCGGGGTCGCAGAGCGAGACGCGGTCGACATCGGATCGGTGCGGCAGAGGCGGCGGATTAGGTCACTGTCCGCAGTTCTCGCGTAGTGACTTCAGTCACAATTATGCGCCGATGCCCGTGGTCGGTTCGTGGCCTGGTTCGTGGCCCGAACGGGTTCCGTGCATGCCTCAGATGACAGTCTCAGGCCACGTATGCTTCGCAAAACACCAGGTGAAGCCCTATGTACCACGTGAACAAGACACTCGTAATGAATAGGTCAAGGGTTCGACTCCCTTAGGCGGCTCGCAGGTCAGGCCCCGTCCACACGCTGGTGTGGCCGGGGCCTGACTCGTTTCGCCTGACCAAATGCTTGACCAAGCGGGGCAGTCGCCGGTGTGCGGCCCAGGATCCACGCTCGGCGAAGGATCACTCTCCTGAGTGACCCGGGTGCTCAGTAACGGCGTCGGCGCCGGCGGGTTCCCATAGCTGGACGGGGTTGCCCTCAGGGTCGGCCAAGTCGGCGAACCGCCCGTTCGGATAGGTCTCGCCATGCACCTCGACGTCGATCCCCGCGTCGCGCAGTTGGGCGACCATCGCGTCGAGGTCGCGGACGCGGAAGTTGATGGCCCACCGCTGTTCCGGTCGGCGGAAGTGCTCGGAGTCGGCGGGGAAGGCCGTGAACACCGTGGGGCCGGGCTCCTGGTCCCACGACCGCTCGTCGTAACTCTCCGGCGGGCCAGGGATGCCCAGGTGGGTCTCGTACCAGCGGGTCAGGCCCTCGGGGTCGCGCGATCGGAAGAAGCCGCCGATTCCTGTGACTCGTTCCATAGTCCCTGTCCCCTCTCGGCGGCCCTCGCACCACGTAGTTTGGGGTGAGTGACAGATGATCTGTTCTCCGACGCGATCACCAACACCGACGCACTTCGCGAGATCTACGCGATGCCGACCGGGGTGGCCGCGGACAAGGAGATCCCGGCGCTCGACGAAATGGCGCGCAGGCTGATCGCCTGTTCGCCGCTCGTGTTCCTGGCCAGCGCCGACGCCCAGGGCCGTTGCGACGTGACCCCGCGCGGCGGGCCCGCCGGGTTCGTGTCCGTCCTCGACGACGGCACGGTGGTCATCCCCGACGCCACCGGCAACCGGCGGATCGACGCCCTTCGCAACGTCGTGGAGACCGGGCGGCTCGGGCTGATCTTCCTGATCCCGGGACGCGGGCAGACGCTGCGGGTCAACGGGCGGGCCTGCGTTTCCGCGCGCCCGGACCTGCTGGCCGGGCTGACCAGCGTGGGCAAGCCGCCGCTGTCGGCGCTGGTCGTGGCGCCGGATGAGGTGTTCACCCACTGCCCCAAGGCTTTCGTGCGGTCCGGGGTGTGGAAGCCGGAGACCTGGCCGTCCGCCGATGCCCAGCCCACCCCGGCCGAGGTGTCGCACGCGCACCTCGGCGACCCGAACCTCACGCTCGCGCAGATCGAGCAGGACCAGCTCGACAGCCTGCGCTACCGGCTGGCCTAGGCCGACCGCTTGCGCGCCGACCAAGCCGTCGCCAGCACCAGGCTGGAGGCGGCCAAAGCGCCGACGACCGCCGAGGCGATGCCGTAGGTGAGGGACGGTTCGCGCGTGGTCAGGACCGAGACCAGCAGCCACACGGCGGCACCCACGAGCGCGCCGAGCGGCAGCGCGGTGAAGGGGGCGGCCGGACGGCGGTGGCCTCGGCGCAGGGTGCGCATGGTCGACTCGATGTAGGCCAGGCCGAACAGGCCGAGCAGCAGGCTGCCTGAGCCCATCACGCTCGCCATCGGGTGCTGTTCGCTGACCACGGTGAACCGCTGCACCGGACCGTCGCCGACCTTGATCTCGCCGGTCGCCGCGCCGCCGACCGTCCAGCGCATGAGCGGGTCGGGCGTCATCGTGGCTTGGAATGTGCCGTCCGCGTTCGGCACCACCTTCGGCAGCTTTCGGCCGCCCATCGGGATACCGGCGGCGTTGGCCTCGAGCACGATCTCCGTCGTGCCGGGAGTGGTTTTGCCGGTGATCGTCAACGGTTCGCTCAGGTTGAGTGCCACGGGACCGCTCACGGGCTGGCCGTCGATCGCGAGTCCTTGGCCGTCGGCCTTGTGCTCCAACGTTTCCGGTGCCATGAAGGGCAGGACGGCCAGGACGATCACCAAGACCGCGGCGGCCAGGCCCGGCCACAGCGGCGACGGGCCCTGGCGCATCAGC is drawn from Actinokineospora alba and contains these coding sequences:
- a CDS encoding helix-turn-helix domain-containing protein → MVAVTAVGRGWLGDVGEQLCDARRRKGWSLADLQEACVWAGLSVSQSTLWRWETATGRLGIPIGALVSLCGVLECDPAEIVASAMSRHGLRRSMTGPYGWGGLRAELLGGFCLAAGLDLAEVLTMALSHRENEETSALDTNSRGTGLPHHA
- a CDS encoding VOC family protein — its product is MERVTGIGGFFRSRDPEGLTRWYETHLGIPGPPESYDERSWDQEPGPTVFTAFPADSEHFRRPEQRWAINFRVRDLDAMVAQLRDAGIDVEVHGETYPNGRFADLADPEGNPVQLWEPAGADAVTEHPGHSGE
- a CDS encoding MSMEG_1061 family FMN-dependent PPOX-type flavoprotein — protein: MTDDLFSDAITNTDALREIYAMPTGVAADKEIPALDEMARRLIACSPLVFLASADAQGRCDVTPRGGPAGFVSVLDDGTVVIPDATGNRRIDALRNVVETGRLGLIFLIPGRGQTLRVNGRACVSARPDLLAGLTSVGKPPLSALVVAPDEVFTHCPKAFVRSGVWKPETWPSADAQPTPAEVSHAHLGDPNLTLAQIEQDQLDSLRYRLA